The genomic DNA CTATTGCTGGTGTGGTTGTGAAAATCGCGGCGTACACCGTTCCAATCTTCAATGCTTCGAAGACCAGATGGCGGTGACATGCGCGGTTTGCCAGGGCACGGCAGAGATAGCCTGGCAGATGACACAAGCTGGCGTTCAGGACGCCGGCAAGATTCAGGCTGCCGTGGATGTGAAGTGGGCGCCAAACGGTTAGCGGGAGACGGTTTCGCTAACAATCAATCGTTGAGGAGGGCGACATGGAGCTGAAATGCGTTGTTGCCGTTGTTAGGCCCGATGCAGTGGAAGTACTGGAACGGAAGCTTGGCGCCATTCACATTCATGGCTTGACTGTTACCAGAGTACGGGGATTCGGCGCGCACCCGAATCTCTTCGCCGACGACTGGACGACAGAACACGCCAAGGTTGAAATCTTTGCACAGGCAGAACACGTCGACGCTCTTGTGAAGACCATCATGGAAATCGCACATGTCGGCGCGATTGGAGACGGGGTGGTAGCGGTCATTCCTGTGGAGAAATTCTTTCGCGTTCGCACTCAGGCGGAAGCGGTACCGTGACTCGATGGCGACATCGGTCGGTCGCCACATCGATACGACAGCCGCCTTCACAGGGGAAGGCGGCTGCGCGTCGGTCACGAT from Paraburkholderia sp. HP33-1 includes the following:
- a CDS encoding P-II family nitrogen regulator, producing MELKCVVAVVRPDAVEVLERKLGAIHIHGLTVTRVRGFGAHPNLFADDWTTEHAKVEIFAQAEHVDALVKTIMEIAHVGAIGDGVVAVIPVEKFFRVRTQAEAVP